In Papaver somniferum cultivar HN1 unplaced genomic scaffold, ASM357369v1 unplaced-scaffold_117, whole genome shotgun sequence, the DNA window aagaatttaTTCACTCATAGTTTGATCTAAGTCCCGTCGCATGGGTATTTTTAGTTTTGATTGTCTCATTCTATTTTCATGAGCGTTTTGACGcgtagcttcttgtatttctctatCCTCaacctcttctcttcttctcctacgTCTATCTCTTTCATCTCTTGCATGCAGCTTCCTCTTCGCGTTCATACTGATCTCTAAACATTTCTCCTCCATGCAATATCATCCTCCCTTGTTTTGGATCATCTTCTTCACTTTCTGAATTATGATGTGTGCAACGGGATTCGCTTGCATTTTCACATCTATTATCTCTTTGATTTTGTTGTCCGCGAAGAAGTTTGCATGGTGTGCTATCGATTATTTGCTAGATCTTGTTCTGCACGTGTTCCCTCGTGTTGATCCTGTAAGTTATCATCTACTTGTAGATTTTATGCAATGGTGCCTAAAGGTTGTCTTCGCCTAGCATCTCGCCTGTTAGATTTGATTTGTCTTGATGAGCTTCTGCTTGTTCTCCTTCTGGAACTTGCACGTGTGGTACTTCTTGATCTCTGCTCTTGTAACCTTATGTTTTCTTCTCTCAAATCATTATTTTGTTGTATCAAATTCGTACGCTCTTCACCTTCTCTTCTTCCCCCTGCCATCAATCTCTGTCGAAGTTCTTCAATCGTCATGTTTTCGTCATTTCCTTGTATTAATCCctcatctccagtttcttgtatATCTGCTTCTGTAGAATTTGTTCTTGCAGTATGAACGCTTactctatcataatcaataaCATTATATTGCTCTGGTTCGTGCGAAGGTTCAGGTTGAGCTTCATTTCTTTGATTGTTTCTTTCTCCTCTTTTTGGAGATTCGGCAGCCTCACCTCTTCTTCTACCGGCAATTCTTCTACTTCTCCTGATTGTTGCCGCTTGCTCTACAGTAGATTCAATTCTCACCATATTGTCGCAACTTCACCTCTGTTAAAATTTGCAATTGTTTATCTGAAAGTTTTCGATCTAAACGTCTTAAAACAAAATAATATGAATGATATGATTCGTGACTTCTAAGCAAATTCACCAACAAGATATATCACTCcaagctgtttctagcgccaaaatgtagttgcaggaaatcctacaaccgcATCAATATAGAAATCTAATTGGAATCTAAGTAATCATGGTGCAAATCATAAAATCATCCATTAAGATCTTAAAATTTTATACAAGATGATatgaaaaccctaacttgctctccaaataaactttctctctcctaaatttcttGACCTAACTTCCCTCAAGATCTCTCTCTTTACATGACCGCTCAATcccttatataggattttacaaagtagatgacagctaataaagtcCCTATTTTTGGATCTTGTGTGCGTTACCAACGCACACTTACATTGACCATTCTCGCACACACTCTTATCTTCGCATGGTTCTTCAAACTTTACTCGTGATTATTCTGACGTCATCTGATACGTCACTCCACATAAGCTATACGCGAAACCCTTCGCTCATACTTAATTATCATGTATTCGCGTACTTGATATGTGTGCGGTATTTTACCCCTACATTGCATAGGCTCTATTACTTTCAGAATTGTTTACTCGGAGTTAGGTTACACCCTGGTTTAGCCTATGTCCAGAGTTGCACCTGCTTCTGAAGCTTGCTCCATGGGACATTCATTCTCATCCTCCGGTGAAAAACCAATCTTTTTTCTGGGTGCTGTTAAAAAATAGCGTCAAAAGAGCCCTGCTGTGTGTATAATTGAATAAAGCTCCTTTTACTGGTGAAGATCTTTTAACTTACAAAGATGTAAGCCTGTTTCGACAAACACGCATATAAAGATATGATAGTAGTAGCATGGATGGTTATCATTCCATTTTACGTAGGATTGATCAACTAACTCCTTTTCGGCCAAACAACGAAGAAAAAAAGGAGAATACACTTTATATAGATTGAATACTTCCCCAACTCCTTTTAGGCCAGTGTTAATTCGGCTCCGGGTAACCGGATTCCTGTTGGCACATAATACTGATATGACATGATGgttacaattttttttatgtaagaTTTGTCAAGTGATTCTTTTTTCTCCAAAATAATGAGAGCAGATGACACTAGCACTTTATAGATATTTTTCCTAAGTACATTTTATTTCAAATTACTAAACTGAATACTAAATCGTACACATCACATTAGGCCTCCAAACAATGTATGGATCAGATAAGATGAATGACAATTTTCACTGAAAATCTCATGTAACAAGTTTAGATATTGTGCATCATCTCATGGGATACTAAAAAGATGCAAGTTATAGATATTGTGCATCATCTCATGGGAAAGTATTTTTCCTTAACCAGTTTTGTTTACTAAGGTTTAGTTAATTCCTATATTTTCTTGCAAATATCATGTAACTTGCATCTTTTTTACTCTTTCCAACTGTAGACATGTCATTTCTCTTtctcagtaaaaaaaaaaattctcgacaaaaaaaataaatctttgaTCCATATTACTGAATAAATGTAATTTACATAATATTTTATCTCTATAAAATGCGTTCTCCTTTTCTTATTTGGCCGAGAAGGAGTCGGAGTCAAGTTTCGTTTACATAGGTTTAGTTAATTCCTGGGTTTTCTTGCAGTTCTCATATAACTTGCATCTTGACTCTTTGTGATTGTGTAcatgttatttctctctcaataaaatctttttttctcgataaaaaaaaagaaaagaaaaatatcattAATCCTTATTACTGAATAAATGTACTTTACAAAGTAATTATTATTTGGTCGAAAAGGAGCCCGAGTCCGTTGATTAATCCTGCGCAGAGGCGGAGGTAGTGTGAAGCAAGGGTGAAAATGTAGAACTGAATTTTGCACACCCTTAAATTCAAGATTTATCTATGGGTATTGGTTTTCAAGCCCAGATCTATTATCAGTTGAATTGAATTTTGCACACCCTAAAAATGTGAAACTGAAAGCCGAAGACTTCAAACCCAGTTCCTAGTCTTAACTTTCATTTCTCACTCAACCAATaacaactttttttctttttgaaaaagatTAAAATTGATAACAGAGTGCCAAGAAGGCAGAAGAAAACAACCTCAGGACTTCAAAACCTGAAGAATAAGAACTACAACCGGTTGAATTTTGAATCAGgagaaaaacaaacataagattacATGTTATGAAAATTGTATACTTTCCTATCCCATCTTGCTACTAGATCATCAAAGAATAAGCCCTTAAATGTTTGCCAAGGGAGCCCCCATTGATATAATAAAGCTTTAACAGCTATGATGATCTCGGATTCTGGTTGGCCCTTGTTGTGGAATGTTCTTGTATTCCGTTCGAGCCACAACGCCCACCACATCGCGTAACGGAGGTAATTCCATATGAAGTTATGCATGTCACTTCCCGGCATCGCAAAGTGAACACCACAGAAATTCAGAAAATAGCCCCACACCACAGTAGAGAATTTGCAATGAATGAGGACATGATGAATCGTTTCATCCTCTAGTCTACACAAAACACACTGTTGTGAGGACAACTTAACTCCTCTTCTAGCTAGATTATCCAGAGTTGGAGTGGAATTCCAAAGAGCATACCATAAGCAAAATGAAACCTTGGTTGGAACTACTTCATTCCAAATTAATTTGGGATTGGTGAAGTCAGATACATCGGAGTCTCGGTCCACCATCTGAATCCCGTAGCATACCATAAGAAAAATGAAACCAATAACAACTATAACAAAGGGATTCATTAACACTTTGATTCTTTGGACAATTCAAAGAGAATTAGACTTGATTGCATCTCATTGTACGGATGTTACCTGTTGTAAAAATCATGAGGTGCTGTGGTACACTAtttcaatgaaaaaaaaaaattctcgtcTTTTAATTTTGTTGTGTATTCTTTTTCTTGCATCCCCTGCCTCAAAATCTTAGCTCTAAAACACCGACGAGAAAAAAGATTGGTTGTTCAACAGAGAATGGATGAAGGTGCCGTGGGTTACAAGCTAACGTTGCTTAGCTCGGCGGTGCGATTTGATTTTTAGGTCTTTAAGAGGACCGATTTTTATTTCTGTTTTTCCCTTGTGGTACTAAAAAAATTATTACGTTCTTCATTTTACAATGTGGTGTACCAACGGCTAAAAGTAAGACTCAAAGAACATCATCTAATGGGTGATGTGATGCCGAAAAACTATCAGCATACATACGGATGACTTTACACATAACAAGCTTAATAATTGTAATTTTCCCAAGCTATACAAACTCCCTCAGTCCCTCGCCATCCACATATAATTATTACTTTCGAACTTTATAATGCTTTTTCAGCCAAAACTCAACCTAACCAATCAATGGGTGGAGTGGTAAGTCGATATTCCGATGGTTACCATTGATGAACTGACTCTTTCTCGGCCAAATAGTCAAGAATAAGAGGACATTACACTTGGTATAGATTAAATACTTTGTCAACTCCTTTTAGGCCAGCCCTGGTTCGGTTCCGGGTAACCGATAGTAATATGACACTAGCATTGATGGTTACAATTACCTTACGTAGGATTCGTCAACTGTCTCTTTTTTCATATCTAGATATTTTGCCAAAGTACATTTTATTTCAAATTACAATATTGAATACTAAATCTTACACATCACATTAGGCCTCCAATCAATCTGTGGATGAGATAAGATGAATGACAACCTTCCGCTGAAAGGCTATCTTAACGATAAGGTTTTCATTGCATGTGGTAATCAAAGTAAATCTCATCTGTCTCATGAATCCAACGGCACAGAAATCATAAGATAAAATCTGAACGGAtggatttaaaaaagaaaatgtaGTTTGCATTGAGTCCATTCATTACAGTTATACATGGATAAGGTAGTTGAGGAATGCCTATTAATTCCTTGGAAATCTTGTTGGCTAAACACACAGaagtgaaaaagaaaacaaatggcTTCTTCAATGATTTCCTCTGCTGCAGTTGCCTCCGTAAGGAGCTCCGCTCCCGCTCAAGCTAGCATGGTTGCACCATTCAGCGGCTTGAAATCCGTCTCCGCATTCCCAGTTACCCGCAAATCAAACGATATCACCTCCGTTGCCAGCAACGGTGGAAGAGTTAACTGCATGCAGGTATCCCTTTTATAATTTCAACCTTCAAATATCTGTCCAGTTTAAAGTATTTATGTAGGGAGTAATTTATGACTATGATATATTAGCTAGATTGCTGATAATATTTGAATTTTTGCACAAACAGGTGTGGCCACCAACTGGTTTGAAGAAGTTTGAGACCCTCTCATACCTTCCCCCATTGACTGTCGAGCAACTATCAAAGGAAGTCGACTACCTTCTCCGTAATGGATGGGTTCCCTGTTTGGAATTCGACGCCAGAGGATTCGTCTACAGAGAACACGGTAACACCCCTGGATATTATGATGGTCGTTACTGGACAATGTGGAAGCTACCCATGTTCGGTTGTACCGACGCTTCCCAGGTTATCAAGGAGCTAGAAGAGGCCAAGGCTGCATACCCTGGATCTTTCATCAGAATCATCGGATTCGACAACGTTCGTCAAGTGCAATGTGTTAGTTTCATCGCATACAAGCCCGAGAGCACCAGCTACGAACAGTAAATGATGAAGCGATGCTAATCAAGGAACATAATCCAATTCATTTAtgtgtctttttattttttgttttgtttttaatttgtTTCCTAATTCGGTTTTAGCGAGTTATATTATTCGTATCTTTAAATGGATTCGAGTGTATGAGCAACGATAATAATAATGTCGTCTAATCCGATTGTTTTTATTTGTTGATCACAATATATATGATGCATAagataatgatgataataatTAAAGATTGCTTTTGTATTAAGCTGAAGTAGTTCATTTTCTCAGTTATTTGAAATCTGTAAGAGAAAAAGAGAACGTACCATGGGAACAAACATAGGTTTAGTATGGAGTCTATGGAAGACTACCATTACAACCATTTATTTCATAGTAGTAGTGGTGGTGATTTTTAAGCCAAATTAGTAGCAGTATAAGATTTAGGTGTAAGCCATGGTGGTGGTGATTTCAGAGCCGAATGTAGTATTGTAGAATTTTCGGTGTAAGAGCCAAAATAGAGTTGTATCAATTTACCAAAGCTTTTGTTCTGTAATGTATGGAGGCACCCGTATGTGTTCCGGTAATCTTAAAGTGAGTGCCTTCATGATTTTTAGCCTTAGAGTGTGTTTGTTTTCTGATGACTCTGCATCTGAATCTGACTCGGACCCGATTCGGCTCGAGTTAGATGTCAaactgtttgttttttattttgcgtCAGATCTGACTTGTGATCTAACTCAGACTTAACCCCTGACTCTGGCCCATTTGAGTATTAAAATGCACCTGATTCATGGGACTAAGCACTAGCTCACAtctttgagtcagatgagtcagatctgactcaaaaacaaacatattcaATCGGATCTACACGAGTCAGGTGGTATCAGTCAGATCCGGATGAGTCGGGGAAAAACAATCAAGGTGTTAGTCTCTGAATCTGGCAAAGGCCTTGGATCACACCATTTTCAGGAGCCATAGGAAGTTACAACTACAGATTGAATTAGAAGGGGGTATAGGAAGTTGGAGTTGTAGGCCTTTGATTGGTGTCGGCGGCACCCACAGGAACCGtcttaaattttgatatgtagatcaaattCAAGATGGATATCATTGATATTAGACAAAGAATGAAATCAAATCAATcataaaataaataatcaataagaaaTAAATTGATCTACATACCGAAACAGTAATTGAGACaatgtttaacgtggttcggtcaactcgACCTACATCCACAAgcaaccccgtagggtgaatagTAATATTGATAATCAGAACATTCTGAGATAATTTTACAATTACATTGAGACACTCTATTTATAGAGTATGAATAATTAATATAGAATGTTATATTATTCTCTAGAATATATATATCCTAGTTAAGTAGAATATGAATACTAGGAAATTAGCTCGATATTTGACTTGTCTAGAAAACTACCTAAATTACACAAGATCTTTTTATTCTAGGAAACTTAACTGATATTCGTCGATCTTCTGTGTTGTTCGATCTCCGTCGATCTTCTGATAACTTGAGTCTTGATCACTtcatcttgactttgacttcagTTTGAATAATATATGGTCTTCACTTCACGTGCCATGTATAGCACGGTCACTTGACTTAATCTTCACTTCACGTGCCTGACTACACGGTTACTTGATTTAGTCTTCACTTCACCATACAGTTGTCTCGGTCCTTTTCTGCACCTCAGCTACTTGTTTGTATCTGATATATATtctaatacccccctcaagttggacacgTAGAAAAATGTAGTGTGCAACTTGTATTTAACCTTCGAGCACGATACTTGATCTTCGGTTGCGACGCTTGAAAGTTGAAACAAACTCAGAACACTGCAGAATATACGTTTTAACTTCTGTTGAAAATTTTCTTGACTTGGCTAAGTTTGGTGACGGTCCATGGTCCATACActtaattttttgagaatctacttacTTGGCCAATGGATATGGTTAGTTTAATACTAACCATACGCAAAACTTCATGTTTCATCAACATGGAAAAATATTGGTAGACGTCTAGGAGACTTTTCAAATGAAAAATATTATCCTAAAGGAAAATAATATTGCGGGAATTTGTGGGAAATCgcaattattattattagtagAAAATATGATCGAAAATAAGAAATATTTTTCgaaaatagaaatattttactGAATATCATTTAATGATATAATAATCTCACCAAGAATGACAATTAAAGAATTTCACCACTTTTAGCGTCCTTAAATATAAAGAGATATTTTACGTGGTAAAGATATACAAAATAATCCAAAATAAAGATGGAATTATTTTGTATTGATTTTCGAAAATacagaaaatattttcaagataaccTAAGAACGGGAGATTTTTGTCCTTAAATGTAAGGAGATATTTTTATTCCATACAAAATTCGTTTTGGTGTGCAGTAATCCTAAAAATATACCATAAATATGGAATTATTTTTAGCtgcaataatcataaaaatatacCATCAATGCGGAAATACTTTTAGTGAAAGAAACATATTTTCACATAATATCCACCCAAAATACTTCGGGAAAGATATATTATTGGATATGTTATAAATGAATATTTTTGGATATAAAGATTCTTTGGAAAGTAAATCAATTACCAAAATAAGAAATACGAAAATTAAAATTTTTTGTTGAAGCAACAGTGAGTTCAGTTTTAGACCTTTTGGATGGAAATCAAAACTGAAATGACATAGACGAACTCTGATACGAGACATAAATACATACACCCAACATGTACAAAGACTCTTGTTAGGTATGAATGAATTATCGGTCAACTAATTCAATGTTGACGTTAGAACGAAAGTGATGTAAATACATCATTATCTTTGAAAAAGAATTTGAAGAGTATATTTTCTCATAATAATCCAAGCTAGAATATATTGGATATACTGAAGCATATTTTACTATTTTTGCAAATAAATCAATTTCTATTATCATGTGAAATAATAAATGATAACAGTGATCTTTGATGTTGAAGACATTAATAATCTTCCAAGAACACATATTATAACGTTAATGAAGTTTTCATTAAGTTGATGATCATACTCAAATAAATCAGAAACAAGCAATTTTGTCTGGAcgataaaaaaaaactataacaAATTCAGAAAAGTACTTTGTTACATATAATTGATCAAATTTTTTTGATGTTCAGTTTAAAATGAAATTATTATTGAACA includes these proteins:
- the LOC113330054 gene encoding ribulose bisphosphate carboxylase small chain 1, chloroplastic-like; protein product: MASSMISSAAVASVRSSAPAQASMVAPFSGLKSVSAFPVTRKSNDITSVASNGGRVNCMQVWPPTGLKKFETLSYLPPLTVEQLSKEVDYLLRNGWVPCLEFDARGFVYREHGNTPGYYDGRYWTMWKLPMFGCTDASQVIKELEEAKAAYPGSFIRIIGFDNVRQVQCVSFIAYKPESTSYEQ